One Thalassophryne amazonica chromosome 10, fThaAma1.1, whole genome shotgun sequence genomic region harbors:
- the prpf38a gene encoding pre-mRNA-splicing factor 38A, with amino-acid sequence MANRTVKDANSIHGTNPQYLVEKIIRTRIYESKYWKEECFGLTAELVVDKAMELKYVGGVFGGNIKPTPFLCLILKMLQIQPEKDIIVEFIKNEDFKYVRLLGATYMRLTGTAVDCYKYLEPLYNDYRKVKSQNRNGEFELTHVDEFIHELLHAERMCDIILPRLQKRQVLEEMEMLDPRVSALEEDLDEVESSEEDDEEEEKPERLQTPEPHRRGYRDNDRPRRSPSPRYRRSRSPRRRSRTPKRRSPSPRRDRHRSKSPRRHRSRSRDRRHRSKSPGHHRSHRHRSHSKSPERSSKKSHKRSRRGND; translated from the exons ATGGCGAACAGGACGGTCAAAGACGCAAACAGCATTCATGGCACCAACCCGCAGTATCTGGTGGAGAAGATTATCCGAACCAGAATCTATGAGTCCAAATACTGGAAGGAAGAATGTTTCGGACTCACGG CTGAGCTGGTTGTGGATAAAGCCATGGAGCTGAAGTATGTGGGTGGAGTTTTTGGTGGGAACATCAAGCCCACACCTTTCCTCTGCCTCATACTGAAGATGCTACAaattcagcctgagaaagacatcaTTGTTGAGTTCATCAAAAATGAGGATTTCAA ATACGTTCGATTACTTGGGGCGACGTACATGAGGCTGACAGGGACTGCAGTGGATTGTTACAAATACCTGGAGCCGCTGTACAATGACTACCGAAAAGTTAAGAGTCAGAACCGAAATGGAG AGTTTGAGCTGACGCATGTGGACGAGTTCATCCATGAGCTCCTTCATGCTGAACGAATGTGTGACATCATCTTGCCCAGACTTCAG AAGCGGCAGGTCCTGGAAGAGATGGAGATGCTCGATCCACGTGTCAGCGCTCTAGAAGAAGACCTGGATGAGGTGGAGAGCAGCGAAGAAGATGATGAGGAAGAGGAGAAG CCAGAGAGACTCCAGACCCCTGAACCCCACAGACGCGGTTACCGTGACAACGACAGGCCCCGTCGCTCGCCGTCTCCAAGATACCGACGCAGCCGCTCCCCCAGACG GAGGAGCAGAACCCCAAAGAGGCGAAG CCCGTCGCCCCGTAGAGACCGCCATCGCAGTAAGAGCCCCCGACGACACCGCAGCAGGTCCAGAGACCGACGGCACCGCTCCAAATCCCCGG GTCACCACAGGAGCCACAGACATCGCAGCCACTCAAAGTCTCCTGAAAG GAGTTCCAAAAAGAGTCACAAGAGGAGTCGACGGGGAAACGACTGA